A single Thermosynechococcus vestitus BP-1 DNA region contains:
- a CDS encoding N-acetylmuramoyl-L-alanine amidase, whose product MSLSFLSAVIVGSLQPATAQGSLQVVYPPRQHTTSAPQIFFIGTAPPQVAVTLNGQVIGDRSPAGHFAPSIPLQPGLNRITLQAGDQRLEFAITRTVPEIPTSPQPLEPTADLVRLPNDIVCFTAAAPGDRAVEVQVGQHLLPLEPLPPQVQLPSNLAALIDQADGVTARPSLYRNCLQLTQVGDYGPIQWRFASQRQLGARIRVAEPTHLPVVEVNRPFGGVARTGPSTDYSRLTPLPVGTRARVRGQTGDWLHLDYGGWIRADEVRFLSSALPTTATIRSITSRQRSGWTEISFPLDVPVPISIQQGDRQFTLTLHNTIPQTDIIRVDTDPVIQRLDWSPLDQQRVEYRFTLHHRQQWGYRVAYEGNRLLLQLRHPPQLQQGTQPLRGIKILIDPGHGGPEDLGARGPDGTPEKVVTFTLAKKLAPELERLGATVILTRTEDIDLDLLDRSLAIESAQPTLALSLHYNALPDAGDARNTQGIGAFWYHPQSHDLAVFLGNYLSQQLRRPQYGVFWNNLALTRPTIAPAVLLELGFMIHPEEFEWIVNPQAQGELARTLAQGLLKWLQQATRP is encoded by the coding sequence GTGAGTTTGAGTTTCCTGAGTGCAGTCATCGTGGGTTCACTCCAGCCAGCAACAGCACAGGGTTCCCTACAAGTGGTTTATCCGCCGCGGCAGCACACCACCAGTGCCCCCCAGATTTTCTTTATTGGTACAGCCCCGCCCCAGGTCGCAGTGACGCTCAATGGTCAAGTGATTGGCGATCGCTCGCCAGCGGGACACTTTGCCCCCAGTATTCCTCTGCAACCCGGATTGAATCGCATCACTCTCCAAGCGGGAGATCAACGCCTCGAGTTTGCCATCACCCGCACCGTGCCCGAAATACCGACCAGCCCACAACCCCTAGAGCCAACAGCCGATTTAGTGCGGCTGCCCAATGATATTGTTTGCTTTACCGCTGCTGCCCCTGGCGATCGCGCCGTTGAAGTGCAAGTGGGTCAGCACCTTCTGCCCCTAGAACCCCTACCCCCCCAAGTGCAACTGCCCTCTAATCTTGCCGCCCTGATTGATCAAGCCGATGGGGTCACTGCTCGCCCTTCTTTGTACCGCAACTGCCTGCAATTGACCCAGGTGGGGGACTATGGCCCAATTCAATGGCGATTTGCAAGCCAGCGGCAACTGGGTGCCCGCATTCGTGTGGCTGAGCCGACGCACTTACCTGTTGTTGAAGTCAACCGCCCTTTTGGGGGCGTAGCACGCACTGGGCCCAGCACCGATTATTCGCGGCTGACGCCCCTGCCAGTGGGAACGCGAGCACGGGTGCGAGGACAAACGGGGGATTGGTTGCATCTGGACTATGGGGGTTGGATCCGCGCCGATGAGGTGCGCTTCCTTTCCAGTGCGCTGCCGACAACAGCCACCATTCGCAGTATTACCAGTCGTCAGCGGTCGGGTTGGACAGAAATCAGCTTTCCTTTGGATGTGCCGGTGCCAATTTCCATTCAGCAGGGCGATCGCCAGTTCACGCTGACGCTCCACAACACGATTCCCCAAACCGACATCATTCGCGTCGATACTGATCCCGTCATTCAGCGCCTTGATTGGTCCCCCCTTGATCAACAACGGGTGGAGTATCGGTTTACGCTGCATCATCGCCAACAGTGGGGCTATCGCGTCGCCTATGAAGGGAATCGGCTGCTGCTGCAACTGCGCCATCCACCACAACTCCAACAGGGCACACAACCCCTGCGGGGAATTAAAATCCTCATCGATCCTGGCCATGGCGGGCCTGAGGATCTGGGGGCACGGGGCCCAGATGGTACCCCAGAGAAGGTTGTCACATTCACACTGGCAAAAAAACTGGCACCCGAGCTAGAACGCCTTGGGGCAACGGTCATTTTAACGCGCACAGAGGATATTGATCTGGACTTACTCGATCGCAGTCTCGCCATTGAATCCGCTCAACCCACCCTTGCCCTCAGCCTGCACTACAATGCTCTTCCCGATGCTGGCGATGCCCGCAATACCCAAGGAATTGGCGCCTTTTGGTATCACCCTCAAAGCCATGACCTTGCGGTTTTCCTAGGGAATTATTTGAGTCAGCAACTGCGGCGGCCGCAGTACGGTGTGTTTTGGAATAACCTTGCCCTAACTCGTCCGACAATTGCCCCTGCGGTGCTGCTAGAACTGGGCTTCATGATTCACCCCGAAGAGTTTGAGTGGATTGTTAACCCCCAAGCCCAAGGTGAGCTTGCTCGCACCCTTGCCCAAGGCCTTCTTAAATGGTTGCAGCAGGCCACGCGGCCCTAA
- the rfaE1 gene encoding D-glycero-beta-D-manno-heptose-7-phosphate kinase, with amino-acid sequence MLPPDLRQQLQSCQGRLLHLLQSFSSARVLVVGDLTLDEFLTGQVERLSREAPVLILRHEFTRQVPGGGANAIYNLAKLGAQVQAVGLVGTDPQGEALCSIFQEAGIDTRGILKDSDRPTVTKTRISGHARQSVTQQIVRVDRKSDDLPSPALQEALATFIREQLGTADAVVCSDYGDGVFTPPVIAAALEHQRTIVDSQRDLARYRGAFLFTPNLPEAEAAVGYPIRTEAEVLQAGEDLLNLTGAKYVLITRGDAGMSLFSREAAPYHLPAFNRTDVFDVTGAGDTVVAALTLALVAGASLWEAAVLGNLAASIVVRQFGTATTSTAEMAAALRSLLED; translated from the coding sequence ATGTTACCACCTGACCTGCGCCAGCAATTGCAATCCTGCCAAGGGCGACTCCTACACCTTTTGCAGTCCTTTTCTTCAGCACGGGTACTCGTGGTGGGGGACCTCACCCTCGATGAATTCCTGACAGGGCAGGTGGAGCGCCTCTCCCGGGAAGCTCCTGTGCTGATTTTGCGCCATGAGTTTACCCGCCAAGTCCCCGGGGGCGGTGCCAACGCTATCTACAATTTGGCCAAGTTGGGCGCTCAGGTGCAGGCGGTTGGTCTTGTCGGTACCGATCCCCAGGGGGAGGCACTCTGTAGCATTTTTCAGGAGGCAGGGATTGATACACGGGGCATCTTGAAGGATAGCGATCGCCCCACAGTGACCAAAACCCGCATTTCGGGCCATGCTCGCCAGTCGGTGACCCAGCAAATTGTCCGCGTCGATCGCAAATCCGATGATCTCCCTTCCCCGGCCCTTCAGGAAGCGCTAGCTACCTTCATTCGCGAGCAGCTGGGGACTGCCGATGCGGTAGTTTGCTCCGACTATGGGGATGGTGTCTTTACGCCCCCTGTGATTGCCGCTGCTTTGGAGCATCAGCGCACGATTGTTGATAGCCAACGGGATTTAGCCCGCTATCGCGGTGCTTTCCTATTTACGCCAAACCTGCCAGAAGCGGAGGCAGCAGTGGGCTACCCAATTCGGACGGAGGCGGAGGTCCTGCAAGCGGGGGAAGACCTGCTGAATTTGACCGGGGCTAAATATGTGCTGATTACGCGGGGGGATGCTGGTATGAGTCTCTTTAGCCGGGAGGCAGCGCCCTATCATTTGCCCGCCTTTAACCGCACAGATGTCTTTGATGTAACTGGTGCAGGCGATACGGTTGTGGCTGCTTTAACCCTTGCCCTTGTGGCGGGGGCTAGTCTTTGGGAGGCGGCCGTTTTAGGCAATTTAGCCGCCAGTATTGTCGTACGCCAGTTTGGTACAGCCACCACCTCCACCGCAGAGATGGCGGCAGCCCTTCGCTCTTTGCTGGAAGATTAG